The genomic segment CGAATAAAGCATCCCTCGTTATTCGTATGATTCTTGGTATCTCGTTATTCTTCTCCTTTCCGTGCGCCCGCGGATATCGCGCTCGCTACCGTGCCGGAACCTTATGACCTGCCGAGGCCGCATGATGCGCGGCATGAGATACCATTGCGTGGCAACTCGCAGCGCAGGCTCGACACTCCTTTGCGCACCTCGTCAGGGCTTCGTCCGACGGGTGAGTTTCGCATTCGGTCGCGCACTTCTCGCAAGCGTCTGCGCAGGCATGACAAGCAATATTCATCAATGGACTGACCCGTCCGATCATCTTGGCGGACTGGCTGCAGAACTCCTGACAGTCGACGGCCAGGTGCAGCGCGTCTAGATACTTGGCGGTTCCATGTTTCGTTTTCTCGTAGCAATAATGCGTGGTCATATTGCACTCGTTCATGCAATCCGTACACGCGTCCAAGCACCTTTGCATGGCGGCGGCATGCGGCGATTGCTCACCTTTACGAGCGTCGTCCCCCTTGTCCGCAGCCAAAACTTGCCCGCT from the Pirellulales bacterium genome contains:
- a CDS encoding four-helix bundle copper-binding protein is translated as MNRRQMLGTVSTSFAALGLSGQVLAADKGDDARKGEQSPHAAAMQRCLDACTDCMNECNMTTHYCYEKTKHGTAKYLDALHLAVDCQEFCSQSAKMIGRVSPLMNIACHACADACEKCATECETHPSDEALTRCAKECRACAASCHAMVSHAAHHAASAGHKVPAR